Proteins from a single region of Takifugu rubripes chromosome 4, fTakRub1.2, whole genome shotgun sequence:
- the spast gene encoding spastin isoform X1, giving the protein MNASKNKDSGEVIKNYHQQAFEYISRALRIDEDDTGEKEQAVQWYKKGIAELERGIAVELTRGGDQYERARRLQDKMITNLSMAKDRLALLESTLESKKSSVPRQTPNHVVPQAKGVPKGQPAPRGAGTNRSLTSVRPASRFTDFKVSPQAGKDQNGKNLAVKAPRRDMKNFKNVDSKLASLILNEIVESGASVSFEDIAGQELAKQALQEIVILPALRPELFTGLRAPARGLLLFGPPGNGKTMLAKAVAAESNATFFNISAASLTSKYVGEGEKLVRALFAVARELQPSIIFIDEVDSLLCERREGEHDASRRLKTEFLIEFDGVQSRGDDRVLVMGATNRPQELDEAVLRRFPKRIYVAMPDTETRFTLLKNLLGKHRNPLSQAELSSLAKNTSGYSGSDLTSLAKDAALGPIREMGPEQVRNMSASEMRNIQMKDFEHSLKRIRPSVSPVTLTLYARWNKDFGDTTAF; this is encoded by the exons ATGAACGCAAGTAAAAACAAGGACAGCGGGGAAGTTATTAAAAACTACCACCAGCAGGCGTTTGAATATATTTCAAGAGCACTGAGGATCGACGAAGACGATACag GAGAGAAGGAACAGGCGGTGCAGTGGTACAAGAAGGGGATCGCTGAGCTTGAAAGAGGCATTGCAGTGGAGCTCACCCGAGGAG GAGATCAGTATGAACGAGCGAGGAGACTTCAAGATAAAATGATCACCAATCTCAGTATGGCAAAGGATAGGCTCGCCCTCTTAG agtCAACACTGGAATCTAAAAAGAGTAGCGTTCCTCGACAAACCCCTAACCATGTTGTTCCACAAGCAAAAGGGGTACCGAAAGGTCAGCCTGCACCCAGAGGTGCCGGCACCAACCGGTCTCTCACCTCGGTCCGGCCTGCCTCCAGATTCACTGACTTCAAG GTCTCCCCACAGGCAGGAAAAgatcaaaatgggaaaaattTAGCCGTAAAAGCGCCAAGGAGGGACATGAAAAACTTTAAGAACGTGGACAGCAAATTGGCCAGTTTGATTCTGAATGAAATTGTTGAAAG TGGAGCATCTGTATCATTTGAAGACATTGCTGGGCAGGAACTTGCCAAACAGGCCCTCCAGGAAATCGTCATCCTTCCTGCCTTAAGGCCAGAG CTGTTTACTGGTCTCAGAGCTCCAGCACGTGGCTTGCTATTATTTGGGCCTCCAGGGAATGGGAAAACAATGCTG GCCAAAGCCGTCGCAGCAGAGTCAAATGCGACGTTCTTCAACATCAGTGCTGCCAGTTTGACCTCCAAATAT GTGGGAGAAGGTGAAAAACTTGTGCGAGCGCTTTTTGCCGTGGCCAGAGAGTTACAGCCgtccatcatcttcatcg ATGAAGTCGACAGCTTGCTGTGTGAGCGGCGCGAAGGAGAGCACGATGCTTCTCGCAGATTAAAAACCGAGTTCCTCATCGAGTTCGACGGG GTGCAGTCTCGAGGGGACGATAGGGTTCTTGTAATGGGAGCAACCAACAGGCCGCAGGAGTTGGATGAAGCTGTCCTGAG GCGTTTCCCAAAAAGGATTTATGTGGCGATGCCAGATACAGAG ACCAGGTTCACACTGTTGAAAAATCTCCTGGGAAAACACCGGAATCCACTGAGTCAAGCTGAGCTGTCCTCCCTTGCAAA AAACACCTCAGGATAttcaggaagtgacctcacaTCGTTAGCTAAAGATGCTGCACTCGGTCCAATCAGAG AGATGGGACCAGAACAAGTGCGAAACATGTCTGCTAGCGAG ATGCGCAACATCCAGATGAAAGATTTTGAGCATTCTCTGAAGCGCATCAGGCCCAGTGTGAGCCCAGTGACCCTCACGTTGTACGCCAGATGGAACAAGGATTTTGGTGACacaacagcattttaa
- the LOC115249642 gene encoding DBF4-type zinc finger-containing protein 2 homolog, which translates to MAASPKRGPAPQTGPCSPKGALLPKRDPAPQTGPCSPTGALLPKRDPAPQTGPCSPTGALLPKRALLPKRGPAPQTGPLLLKRGPAPQTGPLLLKRGPALQTGPCSPNGTLLPKRDPALQTGPRSPNGAPLPKRGPAPQMGPCSPKGALLSNRGPALQTGPCSPNGALLPKGGPAPQTGPCSPNGTLLSNRGPAPQTGPCSPNGTLLSNRGPAPQTGPAPQTGPCSPNGAPAPQTGPCSPNGAPAPQTGPCSPNGALLPKRDPAPQTGPCSPNGTLLSKRGPAPQTGPRSPNGAPLPKRDPAPLTGLRSPNGPLLPKRAPALQTGPCSPNGALLPKRDPAPQTGPCSPNGALLP; encoded by the exons ATGGCCGCCTCACCCAAAC GGGGCCCTGCTCCCCAAACGGGGCCCTGCTCCCCAAAGGGGGCCCTGCTCCCCAAACGGGACCCTGCTCCCCAAACGGGACCCTGCTCTCCAACCGGGGCCCTGCTCCCCAAACGGGACCCTGCTCCCCAAACGGGACCCTGCTCTCCAACCGGGGCCCTGCTCCCCAAACGGGCCCTGCTCCCCAAACGGGGCCCTGCTCCCCAAACGGGGCCCCTGCTCCTCAAACGGGGCCCTGCTCCCCAAACGGGGCCCCTGCTCCTCAAACGGGGCCCTGCTCTCCAAACGGGGCCCTGCTCCCCAAACGGGACCCTGCTCCCCAAACGGGACCCTGCTCTCCAAACGGGGCCCCGCTCCCCAAACGGGGCCCCGCTCCCCAAACGGGGCCCCGCTCCCCAAATGGGGCCCTGCTCTCCAAAGGGGGCCCTGCTCTCCAACCGGGGCCCTGCTCTCCAAACGGGGCCCTGCTCCCCAAACGGGGCCCTGCTCCCCAAAGGGGGCCCTGCTCCCCAAACGGGACCCTGCTCCCCAAACGGGACCCTGCTCTCCAACCGGGGCCCTGCTCCCCAAACGGGACCCTGCTCCCCAAACGGGACCCTGCTCTCCAACCGGGGCCCTGCTCCCCAAACGGGCCCTGCTCCCCAAACGGGGCCCTGCTCCCCAAACGGGGCCCCTGCTCCTCAAACGGGGCCCTGCTCCCCAAACGGGGCCCCTGCTCCTCAAACGGGGCCCTGCTCTCCAAACGGGGCCCTGCTCCCCAAACGGGACCCTGCTCCCCAAACGGGGCCCTGCTCCCCAAACGGGACCCTGCTCTCCAAACGGGGCCCCGCTCCCCAAACGGGGCCCCGCTCCCCAAACGGGGCCCCGCTCCCCAAACGAGACCCTGCTCCCCTAACGGGGCTCCGCTCCCCAAACGGGCCCCTGCTCCCCAAACGGGCCCCCGCTCTCCAAACGGGCCCCTGCTCCCCAAACGGGGCCCTGCTCCCCAAACGGGACCCCGCTCCCCAAACGGGGCCCTGCTCCCCTAATGGGGCCCTGCTCCCCTAA
- the LOC101067510 gene encoding opsin-5-like, with protein sequence MEQMLKRIPVKVVNIPWRNNNLSTLHVDPPLSEQGETFIGIYLLALGWLSWFGNTLVIFVLHRQRASLQPPDLLTLNLAISDASISVFGYSRGILEIFNIFKDDGYLITWIWTCQVDGFFTLLFGLASINTLTVISVTRYIKGCHPSKAHCLSMNTICVSLLCIWTGAMFWSSAPLLGWGSYTDRGYGTCEVDWAKANYSTIHKSYIISILIFCFFIPVMIMLSSYVSIIRTVKSTMSAGGFLSDRQRKVERDVTRISIVICTAFIMAWSPYAVVSMWSAWGFHVPSTTSIVTRLFAKSASFYNPLIYFGMSSKFRQDVSVLLPCVKKRREVVRLQHFKNIKAKAEAPPPPPSLPVYRQKEKYVIEEPKLAHESDSGVNSPPETPPSEVLHDELPSHVETSEYWIDRL encoded by the exons ATGGAACAAATGTTGAAGCGCATCCCTGTGAAGGTTGTGAATATTCCCTGGAGGAATAACAACCTCAGCACGCTGCATGTGGATCCTCCGCTGTCTGAACAAGGAGAGACCTTCATCGGAATCTACCTGCTGGCTTTGG GATGGCTGTCCTGGTTCGGCAACACCTTGGTGATCTTTGTCCTGCACAGGCAGCGGGCCTCGCTCCAGCCTCCAGATCTGCTCACTTTGAATCTGGCCATCTCCGACGCCAGCATCTCCGTGTTCGGATATTCCAGAGGGATCCTGGAAATATTTAACATCTTCAAAGATGACGGCTATTTGATCACCTGGATCTGGACCTGCCAG GTGGACGGGttcttcaccctcctcttcgGCCTGGCCAGCATCAACACCCTGACGGTCATCAGCGTCACCAGATACATAAAAGGCTGCCACCCCAGCAAAG CCCACTGCCTCAGCATGAACACCATCTGTGTGTCCCTCCTCTGCATCTGGACCGGGGCAATGTTCTGGTCCAGCGCTCCGCTGCTGGGCTGGGGCAGCTATACAG ATCGAGGTTACGGCACGTGTGAGGTGGACTGGGCCAAAGCCAACTACTCCACCATCCACAAATCCTACATCATCTCCATCctcatcttctgcttcttcaTCCCTGTTATGATCATGCTCTCTTCTTACGTCTCCATCATCAGAACTGTGAAAAGCACAATGTCGGCTGGCGGCTTCCTCAGCGACCGACAGAGGAAGGTGGAGAGAGACGTGACGAGG ATTTCCATTGTGATCTGCACGGCTTTCATCATGGCCTGGTCCCCATACGCGGTGGTTTCCATGTGGTCCGCCTGGGGCTTCCACGTGCCGAGCACGACCAGCATCGTCACCCGTCTCTTCGCCAAGTCGGCCAGCTTCTACAACCCGCTCATCTACTTCGGCATGAGCTCCAAGTTCCGTCAGGATGTGTCTGTGCTCCTGCCGTGCGTGAAGAAGCGCAGAGAGGTGGTGCGCCTTCAAcactttaaaaacatcaaagccaAGGCTGAggctcctcccccgcctccatcacttcctgtctacagacagaaagagaaatatGTCATTGAAGAGCCCAAGTTGGCCCATGAAAGCGATTCTGGGGTCAACAGCCCCCCTGAAACTCCCCCGTCTGAGGTCCTCCACGATGAGCTGCCCTCGCATGTAGAAACCTCAGAGTACTGGATCGACAGACTGTga
- the memo1 gene encoding protein MEMO1, translated as MSKPGLYREASHSGSWYSASGSQLNAQLEDWLSKANSKRRPARAIIAPHAGYSYCGACAAHAYKQVDPTVTRRVFILGPSHHVHLTCCALSSAEIYRTPLYDMRIDQKVYAELWKTGLFDRMNIKTDEDEHSIEMHLPYTAKAMESRKDDFSIVPILVGALSENKEHEYGKLLSKYLADPSNLFVISSDFCHWGNRFHYTYYDESQGEIYRSIEHLDKMGMGIIEQLDPPSFSNYIKKYRNTICGRHPIGVLLNAVAELRKSGLDMNFSFLNYAQSGQCRNWEQSSVSYAAGALYVH; from the exons ATGTCCAAACCCGGGCTATACAGAGAAGCGAGTCACTCCGGCAGCTGGTACTCTGCCTCGG GATCCCAGCTGAATGCACAACTGGAAGACTGGCTTTCCAAAGCAAACTCCAAAAGAAGACCCGCTCGAGCAATCATAGCACC GCACGCTGGCTACTCTTACTGCGGCGCTTGTGCGGCTCACGCCTACAAGCAGGTTGATCCCACTGTCAC CCGCAGGGTGTTTATCCTGGGACCTTCACACCACGTGCACCTGACCTGCTGCGCGCTCTCGTCTGCAGAGATCTATAGAACGCCTCTCTATGATATGAGAATTGACCAGAAAG TTTATGCTGAACTCTGGAAAACCGGTTTGTTCGATCGGATGAATATAAAGACGGACGAAGACGAGCACAGTATTGAGATGCACTTGCCTTACACTGCTAAAGCCATGGAGAG CCGTAAAGACGACTTTAGTATCGTCCCCATCCTGGTGGGCGCTCTGAGTGAGAACAAGGAGCACGAATACGGGAAGCTGCTCAGCAAATACCTGGCAGACCCTTCCAACTTATTCGTCATCTCTTCCGACTTCTGTCACTGGG GTAATCGATTCCACTACACGTACTACGATGAATCTCAAGGGGAGATCTACAGGTCTATTGAGCATCTGGATAAAATG GGGATGGGAATCATAGAGCAGCTGGACCCTCCGTCCTTCAGCAACTACATCAAAAAGTACCGGAACACCATCTGTGGACGCCATCCGATCGGAGTGCTGCTAAAC GCTGTGGCGGAGCTGAGGAAGTCGGGCTTAGACATGAACTTCTCTTTCCTCAACTACGCCCAGTCGGGACAGTGCAGGAACTGGGAACAGAGCTCCGTGAGCTACGCTGCCGGGGCGCTCTACGTTCATTGA
- the spast gene encoding spastin isoform X2 — MNASKNKDSGEVIKNYHQQAFEYISRALRIDEDDTGEKEQAVQWYKKGIAELERGIAVELTRGGDQYERARRLQDKMITNLSMAKDRLALLESTLESKKSSVPRQTPNHVVPQAKGVPKGQPAPRGAGTNRSLTSVRPASRFTDFKAGKDQNGKNLAVKAPRRDMKNFKNVDSKLASLILNEIVESGASVSFEDIAGQELAKQALQEIVILPALRPELFTGLRAPARGLLLFGPPGNGKTMLAKAVAAESNATFFNISAASLTSKYVGEGEKLVRALFAVARELQPSIIFIDEVDSLLCERREGEHDASRRLKTEFLIEFDGVQSRGDDRVLVMGATNRPQELDEAVLRRFPKRIYVAMPDTETRFTLLKNLLGKHRNPLSQAELSSLAKNTSGYSGSDLTSLAKDAALGPIREMGPEQVRNMSASEMRNIQMKDFEHSLKRIRPSVSPVTLTLYARWNKDFGDTTAF; from the exons ATGAACGCAAGTAAAAACAAGGACAGCGGGGAAGTTATTAAAAACTACCACCAGCAGGCGTTTGAATATATTTCAAGAGCACTGAGGATCGACGAAGACGATACag GAGAGAAGGAACAGGCGGTGCAGTGGTACAAGAAGGGGATCGCTGAGCTTGAAAGAGGCATTGCAGTGGAGCTCACCCGAGGAG GAGATCAGTATGAACGAGCGAGGAGACTTCAAGATAAAATGATCACCAATCTCAGTATGGCAAAGGATAGGCTCGCCCTCTTAG agtCAACACTGGAATCTAAAAAGAGTAGCGTTCCTCGACAAACCCCTAACCATGTTGTTCCACAAGCAAAAGGGGTACCGAAAGGTCAGCCTGCACCCAGAGGTGCCGGCACCAACCGGTCTCTCACCTCGGTCCGGCCTGCCTCCAGATTCACTGACTTCAAG GCAGGAAAAgatcaaaatgggaaaaattTAGCCGTAAAAGCGCCAAGGAGGGACATGAAAAACTTTAAGAACGTGGACAGCAAATTGGCCAGTTTGATTCTGAATGAAATTGTTGAAAG TGGAGCATCTGTATCATTTGAAGACATTGCTGGGCAGGAACTTGCCAAACAGGCCCTCCAGGAAATCGTCATCCTTCCTGCCTTAAGGCCAGAG CTGTTTACTGGTCTCAGAGCTCCAGCACGTGGCTTGCTATTATTTGGGCCTCCAGGGAATGGGAAAACAATGCTG GCCAAAGCCGTCGCAGCAGAGTCAAATGCGACGTTCTTCAACATCAGTGCTGCCAGTTTGACCTCCAAATAT GTGGGAGAAGGTGAAAAACTTGTGCGAGCGCTTTTTGCCGTGGCCAGAGAGTTACAGCCgtccatcatcttcatcg ATGAAGTCGACAGCTTGCTGTGTGAGCGGCGCGAAGGAGAGCACGATGCTTCTCGCAGATTAAAAACCGAGTTCCTCATCGAGTTCGACGGG GTGCAGTCTCGAGGGGACGATAGGGTTCTTGTAATGGGAGCAACCAACAGGCCGCAGGAGTTGGATGAAGCTGTCCTGAG GCGTTTCCCAAAAAGGATTTATGTGGCGATGCCAGATACAGAG ACCAGGTTCACACTGTTGAAAAATCTCCTGGGAAAACACCGGAATCCACTGAGTCAAGCTGAGCTGTCCTCCCTTGCAAA AAACACCTCAGGATAttcaggaagtgacctcacaTCGTTAGCTAAAGATGCTGCACTCGGTCCAATCAGAG AGATGGGACCAGAACAAGTGCGAAACATGTCTGCTAGCGAG ATGCGCAACATCCAGATGAAAGATTTTGAGCATTCTCTGAAGCGCATCAGGCCCAGTGTGAGCCCAGTGACCCTCACGTTGTACGCCAGATGGAACAAGGATTTTGGTGACacaacagcattttaa